From a region of the Halanaerobium hydrogeniformans genome:
- the pyk gene encoding pyruvate kinase, which translates to MRKTKIVCTLGPATNDKETIKKVVEAGMNVARFNFSHGNHAEHKERFDLVREVEKETGNPIGIMLDTKGPEIRTGDMDGDKITLEEGNQLIISGEDIIGNSEKISVSYKELAKDMNIGDKILIDDGLIELEVMEIDGDDLVTKVLNGGEVGSRKGVNLPGVSVNLPSLTEKDISDIRFGVKEGVHFIAASFVRKADDVIEIRKLLEESGNEDIFIIAKIENQEGVENLDDILKVADGIMVARGDLGVEIPAEKVPIVQKMMIRKCNEASKPVITATQMLDSMIRNPRPTRAEASDVANAIFDGTDATMLSGESAAGKYPVQSVKTMAQIAIEVEESQSYKEKFVKDYKFKANSVTGAISLATCETSEELGADAIITSTGSGLTARTVSKYRPQTPIIAVTPSKRVLHQLVLSWGIYPLLAARSSNTDEMMENSIDSALEHGLIEEGDLVTITAGTPVGISGTTNLIKIDVVGKPVAEGQGIGKGIVVGKARVVSSAEEAMEKVEEGDILITRITDRDYIPALKKASAVVTYSGGLTSHPAIVGLNIGIPAVVNTGDLSDLFEDGEIITVDGVRGLVYRGQAHLK; encoded by the coding sequence ATGCGAAAAACAAAGATTGTTTGTACATTAGGACCTGCAACAAATGATAAAGAAACTATTAAGAAGGTAGTAGAGGCCGGAATGAATGTGGCCCGATTCAATTTTTCTCATGGTAATCACGCAGAACATAAAGAGAGATTTGATTTAGTTAGGGAAGTAGAAAAAGAAACAGGTAACCCGATTGGAATTATGCTTGATACTAAAGGCCCAGAAATAAGAACTGGTGATATGGATGGGGATAAAATCACTTTAGAAGAAGGTAATCAACTAATTATTTCTGGTGAAGATATAATTGGTAATTCCGAAAAGATTTCCGTATCTTATAAAGAACTTGCTAAAGATATGAATATTGGGGATAAAATTTTAATTGATGATGGTTTAATAGAATTAGAAGTTATGGAGATAGACGGTGATGATCTAGTTACTAAAGTATTAAATGGTGGTGAAGTTGGTTCAAGAAAAGGGGTTAATCTACCTGGAGTTAGTGTAAATTTACCATCTTTAACTGAAAAAGATATTTCAGATATTCGCTTCGGAGTTAAAGAAGGAGTTCACTTTATCGCTGCATCTTTTGTTAGAAAAGCAGATGATGTTATAGAAATCAGAAAGCTTTTAGAAGAAAGTGGAAATGAAGATATTTTTATTATCGCTAAAATAGAGAACCAGGAAGGTGTAGAAAATCTTGATGATATTTTAAAGGTTGCAGATGGAATTATGGTAGCTAGAGGAGATTTAGGAGTAGAAATTCCTGCAGAAAAGGTTCCGATTGTCCAAAAAATGATGATTCGCAAATGTAATGAAGCTTCTAAACCTGTTATTACAGCAACTCAAATGCTTGATTCTATGATTAGAAATCCTAGACCAACAAGAGCAGAAGCTTCTGATGTTGCAAATGCTATTTTTGATGGAACAGATGCAACTATGCTCTCCGGAGAATCAGCAGCCGGGAAATATCCAGTTCAATCTGTAAAAACAATGGCTCAAATTGCTATAGAAGTTGAGGAATCACAAAGTTATAAAGAAAAATTTGTTAAGGATTATAAGTTTAAAGCTAACTCAGTAACTGGTGCTATAAGTTTAGCTACCTGTGAAACCTCGGAAGAACTGGGAGCAGATGCCATAATTACTTCTACCGGTTCAGGTTTAACCGCAAGAACGGTTTCTAAATATAGACCTCAAACTCCTATTATCGCTGTAACTCCAAGCAAAAGGGTATTACATCAGCTGGTGTTAAGCTGGGGTATTTATCCTTTACTTGCTGCTAGAAGTAGTAATACAGATGAAATGATGGAGAATTCAATTGATTCTGCTCTTGAGCATGGATTGATTGAAGAAGGTGATTTGGTAACAATTACTGCTGGTACACCTGTTGGTATTTCTGGCACTACTAACCTAATCAAAATTGATGTTGTTGGTAAACCAGTTGCAGAAGGCCAGGGTATTGGTAAAGGTATTGTTGTTGGTAAAGCTAGAGTTGTAAGTTCAGCAGAGGAAGCAATGGAGAAAGTTGAAGAGGGAGATATACTTATCACCCGGATTACAGATAGAGATTATATTCCTGCTTTAAAGAAAGCTTCTGCAGTTGTTACTTATAGTGGTGGTTTAACCTCTCACCCAGCTATAGTCGGTTTAAATATTGGTATTCCTGCTGTAGTTAATACTGGGGACCTCTCAGATTTATTTGAAGATGGAGAAATCATTACAGTTGATGGTGTAAGAGGTTTGGTCTACAGAGGACAGGCTCACTTAAAATAA
- the pfkA gene encoding 6-phosphofructokinase, translated as MNKIAILTSGGDAPGMNPAIRAVARTAIFYNIEVVGVRYGFKGLIEKDFFDMKRSSVADIIQKGGTVLFSARCEEFRTREGREKAYQNMREEGIDALVVIGGDGSLHGVQKINQESEISAVGIPATIDNDLSCTDYTIGVDTAMNTILDAINKIRDTATSHERTFVIECMGRDSGYLALMTGLAGGAEFILVPEIDFTPQEVTNRIVQGFNKGKLHSLILIAEGVKAPFVDLTGYNGSPGLAMGDLIREKTGMETRVTILGHLQRGGSPTAIDRIIASRMGAKAVDLLIEGHRDIMINYKDNSIGSCKIADAIVEKQQIDMDIYNLSSILSM; from the coding sequence ATGAATAAAATAGCAATATTAACAAGTGGTGGAGATGCTCCAGGAATGAACCCTGCTATTAGAGCAGTTGCTAGAACAGCTATTTTTTATAACATCGAAGTAGTAGGGGTCAGATATGGATTTAAAGGTTTAATAGAAAAAGATTTTTTTGATATGAAGAGAAGTTCAGTTGCAGATATAATTCAGAAAGGAGGAACTGTTCTTTTTTCTGCTCGCTGTGAAGAATTTAGAACAAGAGAAGGAAGAGAAAAAGCCTATCAAAATATGAGAGAAGAAGGAATTGATGCTCTTGTAGTAATTGGTGGAGATGGTTCTTTACACGGAGTACAAAAAATTAATCAAGAAAGTGAGATTAGTGCTGTGGGTATTCCTGCAACTATAGATAATGACTTATCATGTACTGATTATACAATTGGTGTAGATACAGCAATGAATACAATACTTGATGCTATAAATAAGATAAGAGATACTGCTACTTCTCATGAAAGAACATTTGTGATTGAATGTATGGGAAGAGATTCAGGATATTTAGCTTTAATGACAGGTTTAGCTGGAGGAGCAGAATTTATTTTAGTACCAGAAATTGACTTCACTCCTCAGGAGGTAACAAATAGAATAGTACAGGGATTTAATAAAGGTAAATTGCACAGCCTTATTTTAATAGCGGAAGGTGTAAAAGCACCTTTTGTTGATCTGACCGGTTATAATGGTAGCCCTGGTCTTGCAATGGGAGATTTAATTAGAGAAAAAACTGGCATGGAAACAAGAGTTACTATATTAGGCCATCTGCAAAGAGGTGGTAGCCCAACTGCAATTGATAGAATCATTGCCAGTCGGATGGGAGCAAAAGCAGTTGATCTGTTAATTGAAGGTCATAGAGATATTATGATAAATTATAAAGATAATTCCATTGGCAGTTGTAAAATTGCTGATGCTATTGTGGAAAAACAGCAAATAGATATGGATATATATAATTTATCTAGTATATTATCCATGTAA
- the mtrB gene encoding trp RNA-binding attenuation protein MtrB → MDVNADFIIIKALEDGVTIIGLTRGKDTRFNHTEKLDKGEILAAQFTENVSAMKIRGKAELLSKHGKIEADSSQSN, encoded by the coding sequence ATGGATGTCAATGCTGATTTTATTATAATTAAAGCTTTAGAAGATGGGGTGACAATAATAGGGCTAACCCGAGGGAAAGATACTAGATTTAATCATACAGAAAAGTTGGATAAAGGAGAGATTCTTGCTGCTCAATTCACAGAAAATGTTTCAGCTATGAAAATTAGAGGAAAAGCCGAATTATTAAGTAAACATGGCAAAATTGAAGCTGATAGTTCACAAAGTAATTAA
- a CDS encoding DNA polymerase III subunit alpha, with the protein MANFVHLHNHTAYSLLDGAIRIKDLIRKSKEYSLPAVSITDHGVLYGMIEFYQQAKKENIKPIIGCELYLAENKLSNRNRKNYHLVLLAENNEGYHNLIQLVTKSWLEGFYYKPRVDKELLAKHSDGLICLSACLQGEVPQLILNGNYDLAKKAVSDYQAIFGHDSFFLELQDHNLKEEKEAAQGLIKLSNEENIPLVVSNDSHYLEREDSELQDILLALQTGTTIDDENRMSFSGQEYYYKSPSEMKKLFPDLDSAYENTVKIADRVNLELDFNHFYLPDYPDLKDNKNPEELLEKLCKKALKERGMAEDEKAVERLQYELKIIFEMGYAAYFLIVYDFVKYAENNDIMVGPGRGSAAGSLVAYLLKITKVNPLKYGLIFERFLNPERVTMPDIDIDFDENRDQIIEYVRDRYGRDRVAQIGTFGTMAARAAVRDVGRALGIPYGKVDKAAKLISSRSGIEESLNNNKKLRNLYKEDGQIKKMIDYAKGVEGFPRHISTHAAGVIIGAEPLAEIVPLQKQDENIITQLPMDDLEALGLLKMDFLGLRNLTVIKNTLELIESRKNEKIDINSIPFDDKNVYDFLSTGKTAGVFQMESYLFKSLNQRLKPERFNDLIAMLALGRPGPLGSNIVDDFIAIRHGEKEADYLHPKLKAILEETFGMILYQEQVMEIASSLGGYSMGEADLLRRGMGKKKLEIVAAEREKFVQGAVNNGIAAETAEKIFDQMEYFAGYGFNKSHSTAYAFLAYQTAYLKYYYPAEFMAALFSSVMGNQDKIADYIKAAREIDLEILAPDINKSYHDFKAEGDNKIRYGLKAIKNVGSNTIYALENARKEKEFKSVVDFLKRIDMSALNIQSFEAFIKAGAFDDIVESRAALLINYEELYQKYNNLSRQRAQGQRSFAELFGEENKFIEEDLKYEDIKELETETILKQEKEYLGIYLSAHPLDNYQHKITKLNIANISQAIKASDGEKVFTAGNIISYKEHITKRNNKMAFLTISDQNDKIEIIVFADLFKSINFVLSDQNAIGVLARKNDNQLIAEKILSLDNNYLIIDISKLKKQKIIGLKKYLSKKEGDVIVLLKKDNKMVITDSSFNLTKNRRTIKELGKAIGASSFEFID; encoded by the coding sequence ATGGCCAATTTTGTTCATTTGCACAACCATACAGCTTATAGTCTCTTAGATGGTGCTATCAGAATTAAGGACTTAATCAGAAAAAGCAAAGAATATTCTCTACCTGCAGTTAGCATAACTGACCATGGAGTTTTATATGGGATGATAGAATTTTATCAGCAGGCTAAAAAGGAGAATATTAAACCTATTATTGGTTGTGAATTATATTTAGCTGAAAACAAATTAAGCAATAGAAATAGAAAGAACTACCATCTTGTTTTATTAGCTGAGAACAATGAGGGCTATCATAATTTAATCCAATTGGTTACTAAATCATGGCTGGAAGGATTTTATTATAAGCCACGAGTTGATAAAGAACTCCTGGCTAAACACAGTGATGGATTAATCTGTCTTTCTGCTTGTTTACAGGGAGAAGTACCACAACTTATTTTAAATGGCAATTATGATCTGGCTAAAAAAGCAGTTTCTGATTATCAGGCTATATTTGGTCATGACAGCTTTTTTCTTGAACTGCAGGACCATAACCTAAAAGAGGAAAAAGAAGCTGCTCAGGGTCTGATTAAGCTTAGCAATGAAGAAAATATTCCCCTGGTTGTGAGTAATGACTCTCACTATCTAGAACGTGAAGATTCTGAATTACAGGATATATTACTTGCTTTACAGACAGGAACAACTATTGATGACGAAAACAGAATGAGTTTTAGTGGTCAGGAATATTATTACAAATCTCCTTCAGAGATGAAAAAGCTTTTTCCTGATTTGGATTCTGCTTATGAAAATACGGTTAAAATTGCAGATAGGGTAAATTTAGAATTGGATTTCAATCATTTTTATTTACCAGATTATCCGGATCTTAAAGACAATAAAAACCCAGAGGAATTATTGGAAAAGCTCTGCAAAAAAGCGCTTAAAGAAAGAGGAATGGCTGAAGATGAAAAAGCTGTTGAACGACTTCAATATGAGCTTAAAATAATTTTTGAAATGGGTTATGCAGCCTATTTTTTGATCGTTTATGATTTTGTGAAATATGCAGAAAATAATGATATCATGGTTGGCCCTGGCAGGGGCTCAGCTGCCGGTAGTTTAGTAGCTTATTTATTAAAGATAACCAAGGTTAATCCCTTAAAATATGGTTTAATTTTTGAAAGATTTTTAAATCCAGAAAGAGTAACTATGCCTGATATTGATATTGACTTTGATGAAAATAGAGATCAAATAATAGAATATGTAAGGGATAGATATGGTCGAGACAGAGTAGCACAAATTGGTACTTTTGGTACTATGGCAGCTAGAGCTGCAGTAAGGGATGTTGGTAGAGCACTTGGGATTCCTTATGGAAAAGTTGATAAGGCTGCTAAATTAATCTCCTCTCGTTCTGGGATTGAAGAATCATTAAATAATAATAAAAAATTGAGAAATTTATATAAGGAAGATGGACAGATAAAAAAAATGATTGATTATGCTAAGGGAGTAGAAGGTTTTCCCCGGCATATATCTACCCATGCAGCAGGAGTAATAATTGGTGCTGAGCCTTTAGCTGAAATTGTTCCCTTACAAAAACAGGATGAGAATATAATAACTCAGCTGCCAATGGATGATTTAGAAGCTTTGGGCTTATTGAAAATGGATTTTTTGGGTCTGAGAAATTTAACAGTTATAAAAAACACTTTAGAATTAATAGAAAGCAGGAAAAATGAAAAAATTGATATTAATTCTATACCTTTTGATGATAAAAATGTTTATGATTTTTTAAGTACCGGTAAAACAGCAGGTGTTTTCCAAATGGAGTCCTATTTGTTTAAGTCTTTGAATCAAAGACTTAAACCTGAACGTTTTAATGACTTAATTGCTATGTTAGCTTTAGGTAGACCAGGCCCACTTGGCAGTAACATTGTGGATGATTTTATCGCAATTCGACATGGTGAAAAAGAAGCCGATTATCTTCATCCTAAATTAAAAGCAATTTTAGAAGAAACCTTTGGTATGATTCTTTATCAAGAACAGGTAATGGAAATAGCCAGTAGTCTTGGTGGATATTCAATGGGAGAAGCAGATCTTTTGCGAAGAGGGATGGGGAAAAAGAAATTAGAAATTGTAGCAGCAGAAAGAGAGAAATTTGTTCAGGGTGCTGTAAATAATGGAATAGCAGCAGAAACAGCAGAAAAAATATTTGATCAAATGGAATATTTTGCTGGTTATGGATTTAATAAATCACATTCTACTGCTTACGCATTTTTGGCATATCAAACTGCTTATTTAAAATATTATTATCCGGCTGAATTTATGGCAGCTTTATTTTCATCGGTAATGGGTAATCAGGATAAAATTGCAGATTATATTAAAGCAGCAAGAGAAATTGATTTAGAAATTTTAGCACCTGATATAAATAAAAGCTATCATGATTTTAAAGCAGAAGGAGATAATAAGATTCGTTATGGACTTAAAGCTATAAAAAATGTTGGTTCTAATACTATTTATGCTCTTGAAAATGCTCGTAAAGAAAAAGAGTTCAAATCAGTTGTAGATTTTTTAAAAAGAATAGATATGAGTGCGTTAAATATTCAAAGTTTTGAGGCTTTTATTAAAGCAGGAGCTTTTGATGATATTGTAGAAAGTAGAGCTGCTCTTTTAATAAATTATGAGGAATTATATCAAAAATATAATAATCTTTCCAGACAGAGGGCACAGGGCCAGAGATCCTTCGCTGAACTTTTTGGAGAAGAAAATAAATTTATCGAGGAAGATCTTAAATATGAGGATATAAAAGAGCTGGAAACTGAAACAATATTAAAACAGGAAAAAGAATATTTAGGTATTTATTTGTCAGCTCATCCCCTAGACAATTATCAGCATAAAATTACTAAATTGAATATTGCTAATATTTCTCAAGCGATAAAGGCATCTGATGGAGAAAAAGTTTTTACCGCTGGCAATATAATTTCTTATAAAGAACATATTACTAAAAGAAATAATAAGATGGCTTTCTTAACAATCAGTGATCAGAATGATAAAATAGAGATCATAGTTTTCGCTGATTTATTTAAAAGCATTAACTTTGTGCTTTCAGATCAAAATGCCATTGGTGTCCTGGCACGCAAAAACGACAATCAACTAATAGCAGAAAAGATTTTATCTTTAGACAATAATTATTTGATTATTGATATTTCTAAATTGAAAAAACAAAAAATAATTGGCTTAAAAAAATATTTGTCTAAAAAAGAAGGTGATGTAATTGTTCTGTTGAAAAAAGATAATAAGATGGTTATTACCGATTCATCTTTTAACTTAACTAAGAATAGAAGAACAATTAAAGAACTGGGCAAGGCAATCGGGGCATCATCTTTTGAATTTATTGATTAA
- a CDS encoding NifU family protein — translation MKEEVQKYLDKIRPSLQADGGDVELVEVTEEGIVKVKLLGACSGCPMSTLTIKNGIERTLKQNVDGVKEVQPV, via the coding sequence ATGAAAGAAGAAGTTCAAAAATATCTTGATAAAATAAGACCAAGCCTTCAAGCTGATGGTGGAGATGTAGAATTGGTTGAAGTAACTGAAGAAGGCATCGTAAAAGTAAAACTTCTTGGCGCATGTAGTGGTTGTCCAATGTCAACCTTAACCATTAAAAATGGTATAGAACGCACATTGAAACAAAATGTAGATGGAGTTAAAGAAGTCCAACCTGTTTAA
- a CDS encoding YlbF family regulator has translation MSVYDHARRLQRKLKDSKEYQNYQELREKVMEKSGSKKMLIDYQNLMMKLQNKRIAGEELAEEDKEKLQNLQNLIEINSNVKKYLEAEYQLSKMINDIQKIVFSELEIGIAEEELEAETEEENSEK, from the coding sequence ATGTCTGTTTATGATCACGCAAGACGATTACAAAGAAAGCTTAAAGATTCTAAAGAATACCAGAACTATCAAGAGCTAAGAGAAAAAGTAATGGAAAAATCAGGTTCCAAAAAAATGCTAATTGATTATCAAAACTTGATGATGAAATTACAGAATAAAAGGATTGCTGGCGAAGAACTTGCTGAAGAAGATAAAGAAAAATTGCAGAATTTGCAAAATTTAATTGAAATTAATAGTAATGTAAAAAAATATTTAGAGGCTGAATACCAGTTAAGCAAAATGATTAATGACATTCAGAAAATAGTTTTTTCCGAATTAGAGATTGGGATAGCTGAAGAAGAACTAGAAGCAGAAACCGAAGAAGAAAATTCAGAAAAATAA
- a CDS encoding metallophosphoesterase family protein — MKIGVISDTHLPGVGRKLPKKLLEELRKVDLIVHAGDLTEEKYLNCLKSLNEVKAVAGNRDSFPLQEKLNEQLSFEIANKKISVIHGHQFGGRNVLQSLNYSFPESDVIIFGHTHRPVNEELGGKLFFNPGSPTDKRLEKNHTFGIIDIGDKVNGEIKILEEGS; from the coding sequence ATGAAAATTGGAGTTATTTCAGATACCCATCTTCCAGGTGTAGGAAGAAAATTACCAAAAAAATTACTTGAAGAATTAAGAAAAGTCGATTTAATTGTGCATGCTGGAGATCTTACTGAGGAAAAATATTTAAATTGTTTAAAATCTTTAAATGAAGTTAAGGCAGTTGCAGGTAATAGAGATAGTTTTCCACTTCAGGAAAAATTAAATGAGCAACTTAGCTTTGAGATAGCAAATAAGAAAATTTCTGTCATTCATGGCCATCAATTTGGTGGTAGAAATGTCTTGCAGAGTTTGAATTATAGTTTTCCTGAAAGTGATGTAATTATTTTTGGTCATACTCATCGACCAGTTAACGAAGAATTAGGGGGCAAATTATTTTTTAACCCTGGTTCTCCAACAGATAAAAGATTGGAGAAAAACCATACTTTTGGTATAATAGATATTGGAGATAAGGTTAATGGTGAGATAAAAATTTTGGAGGAGGGGTCTTAA
- a CDS encoding DUF362 domain-containing protein, producing MSEVVLKKCNSYQDKELDKQIDELLNELGGLSTFVKKGQKVLLKTNLLMGKKPETAVTTNPQLIAALGKKIQALGAEVIIADSPGGPFNGKLLERAYAKSGLTEIATKNNFKLNFNTKSNKVEFAEGKANKSFQLVDFINEADLIINLPKLKTHGLTMYTGAVKNLFGCIPGVIKAEYHLRMQSAYDFSRMLNDLALLVNPSLTIMDAVIGMEGEGPSNGSPKRFNYLLASKSPFYLDLAAVKLLGINPAERVPSIKAAVEDSIIEKDKLILKGDDFIPFASVDIPKIEKETNFLKKRMPDFLADILENLLRPKPVFKKDNCVGCGNCAANCPPKVITMVDNFPEVELDGCIRCFCCQELCPYDAVEIKYPLLARLFFAK from the coding sequence ATGTCTGAAGTTGTTTTAAAAAAATGCAATTCTTATCAAGACAAAGAATTAGATAAACAAATTGATGAACTGCTTAATGAATTAGGTGGTCTATCTACATTTGTCAAAAAAGGGCAAAAAGTATTATTGAAAACTAATTTATTAATGGGTAAAAAACCTGAAACTGCTGTAACTACTAATCCTCAATTAATTGCAGCATTGGGCAAAAAAATTCAGGCTTTAGGGGCTGAGGTGATTATAGCTGATAGTCCAGGCGGACCATTTAATGGGAAATTATTAGAAAGAGCCTATGCTAAAAGTGGACTTACAGAAATTGCCACAAAAAATAATTTTAAATTAAATTTTAATACTAAATCAAACAAAGTAGAGTTTGCTGAGGGGAAAGCAAATAAATCTTTTCAATTGGTTGATTTTATCAATGAGGCAGATTTAATAATTAATTTGCCCAAACTTAAAACTCATGGATTAACTATGTATACAGGAGCTGTAAAAAATCTCTTTGGTTGTATACCGGGAGTTATTAAAGCGGAATACCATTTAAGGATGCAGTCTGCCTATGATTTTTCTAGAATGCTTAATGACTTAGCTTTACTTGTTAACCCAAGTTTAACTATAATGGATGCAGTAATTGGGATGGAAGGAGAAGGGCCTTCTAATGGGAGTCCAAAAAGATTTAATTATTTATTGGCTTCTAAATCACCTTTTTATTTAGATTTAGCAGCAGTAAAATTACTGGGCATTAATCCTGCTGAAAGGGTCCCATCTATAAAAGCTGCAGTTGAAGATTCGATTATTGAAAAAGATAAATTAATCTTAAAAGGTGATGATTTTATTCCTTTTGCCTCAGTAGATATTCCGAAAATAGAAAAAGAAACTAATTTTTTAAAGAAAAGGATGCCTGACTTTTTGGCCGATATTTTGGAAAATCTTCTTCGACCAAAACCAGTTTTTAAAAAAGATAATTGTGTGGGTTGTGGTAACTGTGCTGCAAATTGTCCACCGAAGGTTATAACTATGGTAGATAATTTTCCAGAAGTAGAGCTTGATGGTTGTATACGCTGTTTTTGCTGTCAAGAATTATGTCCTTATGATGCTGTAGAGATAAAATATCCGCTGCTGGCCAGATTGTTTTTTGCAAAATAA
- a CDS encoding FmdB family zinc ribbon protein — protein MPTYLYECEECGRFEKFQNIKDEALKKCPECGSEVKRIIGSPGILFKSSNFYVNQAKKDSSKSNKKDHKAS, from the coding sequence ATGCCGACATATTTGTATGAATGTGAAGAATGTGGAAGGTTTGAAAAATTTCAAAATATTAAAGATGAAGCTTTAAAAAAATGCCCTGAATGTGGGTCTGAAGTGAAGAGAATAATAGGTTCTCCGGGGATTCTTTTTAAGAGCTCAAACTTTTATGTTAATCAGGCTAAAAAAGATTCATCTAAAAGTAACAAAAAAGATCATAAAGCTTCTTAA
- the rlmD gene encoding 23S rRNA (uracil(1939)-C(5))-methyltransferase RlmD, with translation MYEGEIKKLKVEDLAHGGDGVARTKEGIAVFIPLTIPGDLIKAKITKIKKNYAFAKLIEIIEAGKGRKKPPCPVYNDCGGCQLQHLEYKKELELKNNNLQQIIKRIAGIDEYKINEVLAAEDDFRYRNKAQFPLTTKESGEITAGFYKRGSHEVVPYHDCLIQHPLINRILKTTLKELNKREISVYDEETAEGLLRHLVIRVGVCTNQALLIFVTNGNEFKAKENIAEKILAAIPELKGVIQNINNKNTNVIFGKKDIIIRGENYIKEYINKTAYLISARSFFQVNTLQAEKLYNKVLDFLEENNEQKIVDAFSGTGSIALYIAEKAEKVFAVESLKPAVKDGKRNAALNKIKNIKFINGLVEDELAKILAEEKIDSIIFDPPRKGLAEKTIDLLNNLEIEKVIYISCNPATQARDLKKLKGKYRLIEIQGVDMFPNTYHIESVALLKLKNKSGEI, from the coding sequence ATGTATGAAGGAGAAATCAAGAAGTTAAAAGTTGAAGACCTCGCCCATGGTGGAGATGGAGTTGCCAGAACAAAAGAAGGAATAGCAGTCTTTATACCGTTAACTATTCCTGGTGATTTAATCAAAGCCAAAATAACCAAAATAAAAAAGAACTATGCATTTGCTAAATTAATTGAAATCATAGAAGCAGGAAAAGGCCGAAAAAAGCCACCCTGTCCAGTTTATAATGATTGTGGAGGTTGTCAACTACAGCATTTAGAATACAAAAAAGAACTGGAACTCAAAAATAACAATCTTCAGCAGATCATAAAAAGAATTGCTGGAATTGATGAATATAAAATAAATGAAGTGCTGGCTGCAGAAGATGATTTTCGTTATCGTAATAAAGCTCAATTTCCTTTAACTACTAAAGAAAGTGGGGAAATAACTGCTGGTTTCTATAAAAGGGGCAGCCATGAGGTTGTTCCCTATCATGATTGTTTAATTCAGCATCCATTAATCAATAGAATATTAAAGACAACCTTAAAAGAATTAAATAAAAGAGAGATAAGCGTTTATGATGAAGAAACAGCTGAAGGATTATTAAGACATTTAGTAATTAGGGTTGGAGTGTGTACAAATCAGGCTTTATTAATTTTTGTTACAAACGGAAATGAATTTAAAGCTAAAGAGAATATTGCTGAGAAGATATTGGCTGCTATTCCTGAATTAAAAGGAGTAATTCAAAATATAAATAATAAAAATACCAATGTTATCTTTGGCAAAAAAGATATAATTATCAGAGGAGAGAACTATATTAAGGAATATATAAATAAAACAGCTTATTTAATATCTGCCAGATCTTTCTTTCAAGTCAATACCCTTCAAGCAGAAAAATTATATAATAAAGTTTTAGATTTTTTAGAAGAAAATAATGAGCAAAAAATAGTAGATGCCTTTTCTGGTACCGGGAGTATAGCCTTATATATTGCTGAAAAAGCAGAAAAAGTTTTTGCTGTTGAATCATTAAAACCAGCCGTAAAAGATGGAAAAAGGAATGCAGCATTAAATAAAATTAAAAATATAAAATTTATTAATGGTCTTGTAGAAGATGAATTAGCTAAAATACTTGCTGAAGAAAAAATTGATAGCATTATTTTTGATCCACCTCGTAAAGGTTTAGCTGAAAAAACAATTGATTTATTAAATAATTTGGAAATAGAAAAGGTAATTTATATATCCTGTAATCCCGCTACTCAGGCAAGAGATCTTAAAAAGCTTAAAGGCAAATACCGGTTAATTGAAATACAGGGAGTAGACATGTTTCCTAATACCTATCATATTGAATCTGTAGCTTTATTAAAACTTAAAAATAAGTCTGGTGAAATATAG